The genomic DNA AATAATGGTCATGAATATTTAGTTTTAGAAAGTTTGTTGCAAAAATATTTATTTGAATTCGGTATTATGGAATTTATCATAAATTATTCCTTGTATTCAATAACAGGTTCTTTATCATTTTTAAGTTTACCTATTACTCGGAATTCTGTTCTGCGATTTTTCTCTCTTCCTTCTGGATAGTCCTTACCATCGGGAGTTTCGTTTGGTGCAATAGGTTTTGATTCTCCATAACCTTTTGCAATTAATCGGTCCTTTGATATTCCTTTACTTGTAAGGTAATTAACAACACTTTCGGCTCTTCTTTGTGACAGGGTCATGTTATATTTATAGCTTCCTTTACTGTCGGTATGTGAACTTATTTCAACAATAAGGTCGGGGTTTTCATTTAATAAAGTAAGTATAGTAGTATCAATAACAGATGTTGAGCTTGAAATAAATTTTGCTTCATCAAAATCGTAATAAATATTTTTAATAATAATAGGTTTTTCGGGAATTGGAGTAAGTTCAACTTCCTTTTTAAAAGTTTGTGAAATATTACAATTTTTCGTTGTTAATTCAAACTTATTATTAAAATATCCGTCTTTTGAAATTATAAAAATATATTCATAGTTAGTTTCCAGTTTGGTTGAAAAACTTCCATTTTTATTTGAAGTGAGGTTTTTAATAAGTATATTTTCTGAATTATTATTACCTTTTATATAAATAGAAATATTAGCACTATCAATCAGCTTAACAAAATTTGAAATAGAATCTTGTTTTTCTTTTACAATACCTTTCAAATCGAGATTAATATATTCTATTCGCTTAAAAGAATAAATATCATCGCAGCATGTTTCATTTTTTAAAAAAGTTCCTCCTTTTCTATTTGAAACAATAAAACCATTTTCACGATTTTTACTTTCCGAATAATATATATCATCAGCGCTTGAGTTTATTGGTAACCCTACGTTTTCAGGAGGAGAATATTTATTAAGGTCGCCGATAGACCGGAAAACATCCATGCCACCTATGCCCGGCAAACCATCGGAGCTAAAATAAAGCGTATGTGTTTCATTATCGTAATAAGGTGAAAGTTCATTCTCTTTAGTATTTATTTTTGAACCTGCATTATGTGGAACTGAATATGTTTTTTTAACTTTATCATAAACGGAGTACCATATATCGAATTTCCCTTTTCCTTTAGGGTTATCGGAAATAAAATATAAAACATCGTTGCCTTTTTGAGACTCGGTGCCAACAGTCGGCATTGTACTTGTATATTTAGGATTATTTATTTTTTCATCAAGCATAACTGGTTCTGACCATTTTCCTTCTTCGTCAATTTTACTAACATATATAGCACATATTATTTTATTTTGCCAGTTTATTTTGCAGCGTGTAAAATAAAATCTTTTACCATCAGGTGAAAAGGCGCCGTTGCTTATATTATATCCTTCCTTGTTTACAGGAATATCGTTAAACTCACCTTCAAAAACCCATTTATCTTTATTCCAAAATGCCTTATAAAACTTTTTTAAAGGAATATTAGCAGTATCATTATCATAAATATATTCTTTTTTATTAGTTCTTAGCGAAGTATAAATAAAAGTTGAATCATTTATAGAAACAGGAGAATGTTCAAAATATATTTTATTTATATTAGTATCGAGATGTGAAATCAGAATTTTTTTTGGCGAATCAACCCATTTAAAAGTAGAATCGCAAGCTGAAAGTTCGGCTTTAACATTTTTTTTAAGCTCCTGATATTTTTTTGATTTTTTTAATTCATTTAAAACTTCAGAAAATTTCTTTTTAGCTTCCTTATAATCACCGTTCATCTTTAGCATCAATGCGTGATTATATAAAGCTTCTAAATTTTTCTGCCCGCTTTTTTCATACGCTTTAAAATATGCTTCTTCTGCTTTTTTATAATCTCTTAAATATTTATAGCTTTCACCAAGACAAAAATATCCATTTTCGTTTTCGGGTTGAAGTTTAACATAGCGTTCAAAACAGCATGCAGCAGTTGAATAATCGGATTGTTTTAAAGCATTATTTCCAAAAGTATTTAATTTATAAATCCAAAGTTTGTTAATAAATGCCGTATCTTGTGCCTTAAGCCCAATCGGAACTATTAACAAAATAAAGTATAAATAAAACTTTTTAATATCTATCACAGGGTATTTCTTTTTTTGTAATATGAGTACTTAATCCTGTCCAAATTAATGAAATTTCAAAACCTCCCTGATAATTAGTAGCTACATGCAATTTCGAAACATTTATATCATAACTAACGCCAACTTCAACTCTATTAAATATAACCCCTAAGACTAAAAATACAGCATCATTAAGATTGTTAATGCCAGTGCGTGTATGTATTCCCGAAAATAAAGAAGTAGGACCTGTTTTAGCATCCCCATTATTGGTTTTGAAATTTGTATTAAATCCTAAATTTAACTCATTTGCTTTTGTAGTTCTCATAAAAGAAAACCTTGGAATAAAAGTAACAACATCACTGAAAAACCATTTAGTTCCTCCCGAAAAAAGCAAGCGTGGTTTTAATATGAATTTATCATTGTTAAATGATTCATTCGGACAATTAAGGTGAAATATTGCAAAAGAAAAGAATGGTTCGATTTTTTTTAATTGTATGAAATTCCATCCAAAACCCATATTAAAGTCGAAATATTTTAATTTGTTTTGAAGTTCATTTTCATTATTTGGCAATGTTTTATCGAAATGTCCGGTTTCCCAATTAAGTTGATTGGGAAATGTTTCATCTGGTGGCGTAACCTGTTTGTTAACTAATCCAAATTGAATACCTGCATGAATAATATTTCTTTCGATTTTTTTATGATATGCTGCTGAAGCCAGTATTTTTAATACTTTTAGGTTTATACCCGATTTATCATTAACTATAATAAAACCGCCACTGAATTTCTCATTAAAAATATAAAATTGTCTATCATAACCAATGGAATTAGTTATATAAGGTTTTGAAATTTCCTTCCATTGCGACCTGTAATTGCTCATAATACGAGAATTACCATTATAATTTCCGGTGTTGGATGGCGATAAAGTTAATGGTGAAGCATAATATTGAGAGAAGTGAATGTCTTGTGCAAATTCACTTTTACAAATGAAAACAGCTATTAAGAGTAATATAAATTTTTTGTTAATCATTTAAAAATTATCTGAGAATTTTAATTAACCCTTTTTTTGTTATCGGTTCTTTATCAATGTATGTTTCAGCAATTACATAATAAGTATAAGTTTCAGTATTCTGAGGGGTTCCTTTATATTTTCCATCCCAGCCGACTTTAATGTCATTGGACTCAAATAATAATTCGCCCCAGCGATTAAATATTTTGAAAGAAATTAATTTCTTTATTCCCCAACCTGCAACATAAGCTATATCATTTATTCCATCTCCGTTAGGTGTAAATGCAGAAGGAACATCTACTGAAGATACCGGTAAAACTTTAATAGTAAATATGGATTCTCCGGTAAAACAACCCAATGTATCTCTAAATGTAACAACATATTTAATGTCTTGCAAAGTTGAGGAATTAGGTACGGGACAATCAGGACAACTTAAATCTTTTGGGGGGTTCCACGAATAAGTAAAGCCATCTCCGGCGTTACCATTTAGATTAACTTTTTCCCCCACAACAATTGTTGTATCCCATATTATTTCATTTGGCGGCTGTTGAATATATACATAAACATTTTTACTGTCAGTGCAGCCATTTATATCTGTTACTTTTATTTGATAATTTGTTGAAGTTTTCGGTGAAGCATAAGGGTTGGCAATAGTATCAGAACTTAATCCGGTGCTTGGTGTCCATTTGTATTTTATTGCATTATTTGCATTTGAGAATATTTGAACTGATTTATTAAAGCATGTATCTCCTCCACTTGCTATGATTTCAGGAAGAGGGAATATAATCATTTTTTTTGTAATTGTATCTTCGCAAGTTGTTGCAGTATTTTTAACTAAAAGCTCAACATTATATGTTCCGGCAGATTTATATTTGTGTTGAGTGTTAAATGTATTGTCTGTATAACTGTCTCCGAAATTCCAATAATAAGTATTTGCAGAATCTGAAGTATTAATAAAATTATCGGTGATATTTAAACAATGAGCTGTATCAATAGAACTAATTTCATTATTTCGTTTAAAGTCGGCAATAACCTGATGTACTTTTAAAGGTTTTGAAAATGTTTTAGGACAAGTTGAATCCTGCGACCAGCATATAAGAGTAATATTATTATTTCCATTTGAAGGATGATAATTAAATATATGATAAATGGGATTTGATTTATTAGCACCTGTTCCATCTCCAAAATCCCAATGCCATGTATCTAAATTAAAAGTATCTGATGTATTCAGTGATATCAATACACTATCACCTTTACAAACTGATGAAGGTGTTACGTTAAAGTTTGCTTTGGGTCCATACAACTGAAATGTTTTTAAAGAGCTGTCTTTGCATCCAAAAGTAGTTGTTAAGTATAATTTCACTGTATATTTACCGGGCTCTCCGTAATGCTGATATACAGAAGCATTAGAAATAGTTGCTCCGCCTGTTCCTAAATCCCATATACGTGAAACATAATTTTTATACCTGTTTGCTGTATCAATAAAATTAATATCTTTTGGGTAACACCTATTTGCGGCAGTATCCAAAGAAGAATAAAAATTAGGATTAGGATAATCCTGAACGTGAATATAATTAGAAATTGTACTTTGACTTGGACAATTTATAGAATCATTAATTTTAAGATTAACGCTATATGTTCCGCTATTAATATATTTATGATAAGGATTTATTATGGTATCCGTTTTGCCATCTCCAAAATTCCAACTATATTTTTCATGAGTTGTAACAACAGGATTAAATCTGACTGAATCGCCGACACAAAGATTTAATTTTGGTGTTGCACTAAAATTTGGATTTGGTTTTGATGGAATTATTGTATAGTTAGCTGTAGAACTACAACCTAATTTATCTGTTATTGTTAAAGTAACAATAAAAGAATTTGGTGCTGTATTAGTATAAAGATGGGATATTGAGTCAATGGTAGATGTTCCGCCATCACCAAAATTCCAGTTGTATGAAGTTATTGTTGTATCGGCAGTAGTACCTTTTGTATAAAAAATTACATCTTGCGGCACACAAATATAGGTTGAGTCGCAAACAATTTTAGGGAAAACTCCAAAGGACTTAACTCTTTTAGATATTGTATCCCAACAATAATTAACATCTTTAACCACAAGTTTTATATTATGATATCCGGAATTAGTAAAAATTTGATTGGTATTGGTACTGCTTGTCATTTTTGGCGGCTCATTATCAAAAAACCAAATGTATCCGGAATTATCACATGAAACATCAACATCTGTGGAACCAATAGAGTTAAATGGATTAATCACATTATTACAAAGTAAAGTATCAGGAGTAAAAAATGCTTTTAATTTTCTGACTTCAGCTATTTTTGTGTCTGTCCATGGATTGCAGCCCGTAGTATCGTTTTCAGCTTTAAGGGTAACAGTATAATTTCCGGAATTAATATATTTGTGCGAAACTATTGCTTGAGTTGTATTGTTAAGATTTGTGCCATCACCGAAGTTCCAACTCCATATTTTTGATTGTTGGGGAGCTGCTGTAAAAATATATACCTGTGGCGAATCGCAATACGATTGAGTTGTAAAAGTTATTATAGGTCCTTTAACCCATATTAAAGAATTTTTTGTAATTGAATTATAACAACCTTTTGACCCAACTTCAAGTTCTACATTCTGTGGTCCAGTGGAAGAAATAAATTTCCACGTAGGATTGCCATCATTAGGACAATGTGATGTCATAAATCCTTTGCCATCGGAGTAATAATGCCAAGTGTCAATACTGTCGGACAAAGGGGTTTTATCAGTGAAAGTAACTTCTTCATCAGGACATAGAGATGTTTTTGAAACGCTAAAATCAGGGAAGGGAATTTTACCAACATCTATTTTTATTGCATAAGAAGTATCAATACATCCTTTAATATTTGTAATAACGAGTTTAACCCAGTATGTGCCGGGATTATTAAAAGTATGCGGAACGTTTTTTCCACTGGTAGTTGTTCCATCGCCCCAAATATATTTCCAATTTGTAATTTCATCACACGACCTGCTTGAATCGGAAAAATTAACTTCTAATGGAGCACATCCATAAGTTATATCAGGCATAAAGCGTGCTATTGGCAGGCAAACAGTATCAATAAGTTTAGTTAAAGTAGCCGTACAACCGTGAGATGTTGTAACAGTTAAAGTAGCGTAAATTTTGGATTTATTAATAATAATGTATTGACTGGTATCGCTTCCTTTTTCAATAGTTATTACAGGATTGCAATTAGTTGAAGACGAAGGATTGATTTTTATTTTATTATGCAGAGAATCATCATCAGTCATTTGAGGAATATGAGAAAAGCTCCAACTGCATGTTGTTCCAGGTGAAGAATTATTAGTTAAAGTAATACTTGCCGGAATAGAACAGAAATATGTTGGAGTAAAAGTAAAATTTGCTGTAGGAATTTCCACATATATTCTTCTTGTTGTATCATCCTGACAATTTCCTGAAGAAATTACAGTTAATTTAACATTATAAAATCCGGAATTGGTGTATGTATGAAAAGGCGAATTACCATTTGTCCCATCCCCGTAAATCCAAATAGCTGTAGTTCCTGGTGTTGAATTATTTATAAAAGTAACAGGATTACATACTGTATCCCCAACATTGAAAGAAGCTACTGGTTTTCCAATTGATATTATTTTTTTTACAGAATCAGAACAGCCATTAATATCAGTTACAATAAGCTTTGCAGTATAACTGCCATTATGTGTATATGTTATAACAGGAGAAGGAGTAATAGATGAACTAGTTTGTCCATTACCGAAATTCCATATATAATTCAAAGTTTTATTCTGCGTAGCATTACTTGTAGCAGTAGTATTGTAAGTAACAACAAATGGCACGTTGCATGAAATTAAATTCAAAGGATTTGTAATTACAGATATTGTCGGTTTTTGAGAAACAGATATATATAGTTTTTTTACAATAGAAGAATCACAGCCATTATCATCAATTACTATCAATGATACATCAAATACTCCTCCAAGTGTATAAACGTATTGTGGATTCGGGTTATTTGTATTATCTCCTCCTCCATCACCAAAAGTCCACTGCCAATTTTTTATTGTACTTCCTCCCCAACCTGTAGATTGGTCGTTAAAGTGCATTAAATGAGGAATACATCCTTTTAAATTATCAGGAGTAGTAAATTTAGGAGTAGGTTTTCCAAAAACTTTTATATTAATGGTTGAACTATATGGTGATGAGTTAACAGTAGCATCATATTTAACTACATAATTACCGGTTAAAGCATACGTATGCTGAGGATTATTGATATTGCTTCCGGCGCCATCGCCAAAATCCCATAAAATATTTGTTGCTCCGGGTACTCCTGTAAAATGAACTAAAAATGGAGCACAACCAGTACTATCATCGGCTTGTTGTGAAAAAACAAAATTTGAAGTAAATAAAAAAAATAATGTAAAAATTATATAACTTTTTTTAAACATCTTTATTTAAATTTGATACCGCTTTGTAAGTGGTATAAAAAACGATATGAAATGTCATTATGAGTTTGTGAACGGTATTTTTTTATTTTTCTAAACATACTATAAAATAATTATTACTTTTCTATATTATTCAACAAACATAAAAAAATAAAACACTCCTGTCAAGTGCATTTTAGAATTCGCTGGAAACTATTTAGAATTTGTAGCACTTTTGTGAGAATTCGTCAAATAAATGAATTAACTCCGATATTATTATGGACAAACTCTAATTAGTTAATACTTAATTAGCAAATATATAATTTTACTTTTATTAATTCTAATTTTATTTTATTGAATATTTATATATTTTTGTTAATTAAATTTAATTTTCATATAAACTAATAGCAACAAAATGAAAAAAATAACTGCTTATTTATTTTTTTACTTTTCAATAATTTCATATTTATATGCTCAGGAAAACAAATGTGGAACAGTTGTCTCACCTGAGTTTATGAAATCATACAAACAAAGAATCAAGAATGAATTTAATAAAACCAGAAATGTTAACATCAAGGCATCCACTGTACCCGATACATGTTTGAATAAAGAAATTGCCATAACCATGCATATTGTTTGTGATAGTACAGGAAGTTGTAAAATAACAAAAAGCGATATTGACGATGCTTTTACTATTCTTAATAATGATTTTAAACCAATATGCTTATCATTTAAAATATGTAAAATTGACACAATAAAAAATTGGAAATATAATTTTTTTGATAGCCAAATTGAAGAAAAAGAAATTTTCACATTATATTATAATCCTAAAACAATAAACGTATATCTTGTAGAAAAAATAAAGCTTAATGGAGGTTATCCTGCCGGATATGCACCTCTTCCTCCAAGTTCGGATTATATTTTTTTGAATAAATCTGCTATTAAAACTTCAATATCGCATGAAATGGGACATTATTTTAATCTTCTTCACACTTTCGAAATTTCAGGTGGTGCAGAAGATGCTGATGGCGATAACTGCGAAACTGCCGGCGATTTAATATGCGACACTGAAGCCGACATTGAAAACGCACAATTTTCAGGATGTACTTATATTGGTAGTGCAAAAGATACCAAGGGGGATTATATTACGCCTCCAATATGCAATCTTATGTCGTATCATCCGAAAGCATGCAGATGCTGTTTTACAACACAGCAATATAATCGTATGGCTCACGCGTATATTTATTTTAGAAAGTATTTGTATTAAGCTCTGCCGGTAGGATTTATTATTTAAGTAGTTTAAAATATAGTATATATATTATTTTTATTATTCTAAATTGGATTTCGCTTTACTGCGGTAATATGTATTCCAACCGAATCGTGACCTATTCCCTATCCAAGAAGCTATTTTTTTAAATTGATATCGCAATAAAAATCTATGGGGAATTATTGAAACCTTATGATTAGAGAATGACATTAAAATGAACTTTCTTATATTTTGTTTGTCTTCAGAATTTTCTGAATTTGCATCCAGACAATCCCTTTGCATTTGTTCAACAGTGAACTTATACGAAAGTTCATCTAAATATTGTCTAAATTTTTTTTTTGATTTTACAGTTATCATAATTATTTAGAGATTAATAAACCTAATACTAATTAGAGTTTATGGACAAGTACTAATTAAGGTTGATGACACTCAATAAATAAATTTTTTATTTTCTTATTATCTTCTAATAACGAATTATTTTAACTGATTCACCTTTTTTGTTTTCCTAAATTTTGTTTTAAAAAACAATTTTCTTTTACAATAATTCATTTATAATTAATAAGATATTACAAAATTAATAAGAAAAAAATAAAATAATAAAAAAAAATAAAATTCAAT from Bacteroidales bacterium includes the following:
- a CDS encoding OmpA family protein, with the protein product MIDIKKFYLYFILLIVPIGLKAQDTAFINKLWIYKLNTFGNNALKQSDYSTAACCFERYVKLQPENENGYFCLGESYKYLRDYKKAEEAYFKAYEKSGQKNLEALYNHALMLKMNGDYKEAKKKFSEVLNELKKSKKYQELKKNVKAELSACDSTFKWVDSPKKILISHLDTNINKIYFEHSPVSINDSTFIYTSLRTNKKEYIYDNDTANIPLKKFYKAFWNKDKWVFEGEFNDIPVNKEGYNISNGAFSPDGKRFYFTRCKINWQNKIICAIYVSKIDEEGKWSEPVMLDEKINNPKYTSTMPTVGTESQKGNDVLYFISDNPKGKGKFDIWYSVYDKVKKTYSVPHNAGSKINTKENELSPYYDNETHTLYFSSDGLPGIGGMDVFRSIGDLNKYSPPENVGLPINSSADDIYYSESKNRENGFIVSNRKGGTFLKNETCCDDIYSFKRIEYINLDLKGIVKEKQDSISNFVKLIDSANISIYIKGNNNSENILIKNLTSNKNGSFSTKLETNYEYIFIISKDGYFNNKFELTTKNCNISQTFKKEVELTPIPEKPIIIKNIYYDFDEAKFISSSTSVIDTTILTLLNENPDLIVEISSHTDSKGSYKYNMTLSQRRAESVVNYLTSKGISKDRLIAKGYGESKPIAPNETPDGKDYPEGREKNRRTEFRVIGKLKNDKEPVIEYKE
- a CDS encoding PorP/SprF family type IX secretion system membrane protein; amino-acid sequence: MINKKFILLLIAVFICKSEFAQDIHFSQYYASPLTLSPSNTGNYNGNSRIMSNYRSQWKEISKPYITNSIGYDRQFYIFNEKFSGGFIIVNDKSGINLKVLKILASAAYHKKIERNIIHAGIQFGLVNKQVTPPDETFPNQLNWETGHFDKTLPNNENELQNKLKYFDFNMGFGWNFIQLKKIEPFFSFAIFHLNCPNESFNNDKFILKPRLLFSGGTKWFFSDVVTFIPRFSFMRTTKANELNLGFNTNFKTNNGDAKTGPTSLFSGIHTRTGINNLNDAVFLVLGVIFNRVEVGVSYDINVSKLHVATNYQGGFEISLIWTGLSTHITKKEIPCDRY
- a CDS encoding PKD domain-containing protein, encoding MFKKSYIIFTLFFLFTSNFVFSQQADDSTGCAPFLVHFTGVPGATNILWDFGDGAGSNINNPQHTYALTGNYVVKYDATVNSSPYSSTINIKVFGKPTPKFTTPDNLKGCIPHLMHFNDQSTGWGGSTIKNWQWTFGDGGGDNTNNPNPQYVYTLGGVFDVSLIVIDDNGCDSSIVKKLYISVSQKPTISVITNPLNLISCNVPFVVTYNTTATSNATQNKTLNYIWNFGNGQTSSSITPSPVITYTHNGSYTAKLIVTDINGCSDSVKKIISIGKPVASFNVGDTVCNPVTFINNSTPGTTAIWIYGDGTNGNSPFHTYTNSGFYNVKLTVISSGNCQDDTTRRIYVEIPTANFTFTPTYFCSIPASITLTNNSSPGTTCSWSFSHIPQMTDDDSLHNKIKINPSSSTNCNPVITIEKGSDTSQYIIINKSKIYATLTVTTSHGCTATLTKLIDTVCLPIARFMPDITYGCAPLEVNFSDSSRSCDEITNWKYIWGDGTTTSGKNVPHTFNNPGTYWVKLVITNIKGCIDTSYAIKIDVGKIPFPDFSVSKTSLCPDEEVTFTDKTPLSDSIDTWHYYSDGKGFMTSHCPNDGNPTWKFISSTGPQNVELEVGSKGCYNSITKNSLIWVKGPIITFTTQSYCDSPQVYIFTAAPQQSKIWSWNFGDGTNLNNTTQAIVSHKYINSGNYTVTLKAENDTTGCNPWTDTKIAEVRKLKAFFTPDTLLCNNVINPFNSIGSTDVDVSCDNSGYIWFFDNEPPKMTSSTNTNQIFTNSGYHNIKLVVKDVNYCWDTISKRVKSFGVFPKIVCDSTYICVPQDVIFYTKGTTADTTITSYNWNFGDGGTSTIDSISHLYTNTAPNSFIVTLTITDKLGCSSTANYTIIPSKPNPNFSATPKLNLCVGDSVRFNPVVTTHEKYSWNFGDGKTDTIINPYHKYINSGTYSVNLKINDSINCPSQSTISNYIHVQDYPNPNFYSSLDTAANRCYPKDINFIDTANRYKNYVSRIWDLGTGGATISNASVYQHYGEPGKYTVKLYLTTTFGCKDSSLKTFQLYGPKANFNVTPSSVCKGDSVLISLNTSDTFNLDTWHWDFGDGTGANKSNPIYHIFNYHPSNGNNNITLICWSQDSTCPKTFSKPLKVHQVIADFKRNNEISSIDTAHCLNITDNFINTSDSANTYYWNFGDSYTDNTFNTQHKYKSAGTYNVELLVKNTATTCEDTITKKMIIFPLPEIIASGGDTCFNKSVQIFSNANNAIKYKWTPSTGLSSDTIANPYASPKTSTNYQIKVTDINGCTDSKNVYVYIQQPPNEIIWDTTIVVGEKVNLNGNAGDGFTYSWNPPKDLSCPDCPVPNSSTLQDIKYVVTFRDTLGCFTGESIFTIKVLPVSSVDVPSAFTPNGDGINDIAYVAGWGIKKLISFKIFNRWGELLFESNDIKVGWDGKYKGTPQNTETYTYYVIAETYIDKEPITKKGLIKILR
- a CDS encoding M43 family zinc metalloprotease, which gives rise to MKKITAYLFFYFSIISYLYAQENKCGTVVSPEFMKSYKQRIKNEFNKTRNVNIKASTVPDTCLNKEIAITMHIVCDSTGSCKITKSDIDDAFTILNNDFKPICLSFKICKIDTIKNWKYNFFDSQIEEKEIFTLYYNPKTINVYLVEKIKLNGGYPAGYAPLPPSSDYIFLNKSAIKTSISHEMGHYFNLLHTFEISGGAEDADGDNCETAGDLICDTEADIENAQFSGCTYIGSAKDTKGDYITPPICNLMSYHPKACRCCFTTQQYNRMAHAYIYFRKYLY